From a region of the Oryza sativa Japonica Group chromosome 6, ASM3414082v1 genome:
- the LOC4341097 gene encoding uncharacterized protein isoform X4, whose product MASEEFISLGEPCEADAKDEEETNLQTIPPNLNEVNPLASEGESGPVDNTKASDGIIDLEGQDQVDGEPTTMDSTKVPDVIIDLEEGQVEDMDLSDDDVVVKHQYLDASIQSSTSVADVQTLHGVSVELDKGNGLENGSHASKTIRGVKRARVESTEPSVRVIYSNLTRESKRKLVELMQQWSEWQTRKQNTLTKAGEEVLECGEETYYPALHVGSEKSCAVSFWVDSQAKEGVVLDDDSVPLYDREFTLGSTPLGDPSNTERADKDDSRCFNCGSYSHALKECPKPRDNAAINNARKQHNMKRNQSNVNRGQNRYYQKTPGKFDDLRPGILGPETRECLGIGENDPPPWLHRMRELGYPPGYLDVVDDEDKPSGITIFGDEDPKEEYEEGELPDQGEPSPPRKKKTVEFPGINGPIPENGDRWLWDSTPPQYSERYHSSDSREERDRGPPGADRYSRYHSYDYGPASPSHGRSHPDRGWRSSSGYENLPADDGAWTPHAYSSRQYSSQYSTSSETSSRHSRDRHDRHYHHRR is encoded by the exons ATGGCATCGGAAGAATTCATCAGTCTTGGGGAACCTTGTGAGGCTGATGCAAAAGATGAAGAAGAGACCAACCTTCAGACTATACCCCCCAATTTGAATGAAGTCAACCCATTGGCATCTGAAGGGGAGTCTGGTCCTGTGGATAACACCAAGGCTTCGGATGGGATCATAGATCTTGAAGGACAAGATCAAGTGGATGGGGAACCTACTACCATGGATAGTACCAAGGTTCCTGATGTAATTATAGATCTTGAAGAAGGTCAAGTGGAAGACATGGATCTTTCAGATGATGATGTAGTTGTAAAACATCAGTATTTGGATGCTTCTATCCAGTCCAGCACCAGTGTAGCAGATGTACAGACTCTACATGGTGTTTCAGTTGAACTAGATAAGGGTAATGGGCTTGAGAATGGCAGTCATGCATCGAAAA CAATCAGAGGAGTTAAAAGAGCCCGAGTAGAATCAACTGAGCCTTCAGTTCGTGTGATTTACAGCAACTTGACAAG GGAAAGCAAAAGAAAGCTCGTGGAATTGATGCAACAATGGTCTGAGTGGCAAACCAGAAAGCAAAATACATTGACG AAAGCTGGGGAAGAAGTTTTAGAATGTGGCGAAGAGACTTATTATCCAGCATTACATGTTGGTTCAGAGAAATCTTGTGCTGTG TCATTTTGGGTAGATAGCCAAGCAAAAGAAGGTGTTGTTCTGGATGATGATTCGGTCCCGCTATATGATCGCGAGTTCACATTGGGCTCAACTCCTTTGGGTGATCCATCAAACACTGAAAG AGCAGATAAAGATGATTCTCGCTGTTTCAACTGCGGTTCTTATAGTCATGCTCTGAAGGAATGCCCTAAGCCTCGTGATAATGCTGCAATAAACAATGCACGCAAGCAACACAATATGAAAAGGAACCAATCTAATGTTAATCGTGGACAAAATCGATATTACCAGAAAACGCCAGGCAAATTTGATGATCTGAGACCAGGAATCCTTGGACCTGAGACAAGGGAATGCTTGGGGATCGGG GAAAACGATCCACCTCCGTGGCTGCACAGAATGCGTGAACTGGGTTATCCTCCAGGTTACCTTG ATGTGGTTGACGACGAGGACAAACCTTCTGGTATCACCATATTTGGAGATGAGGACCCAAAAGAAGAATACGAGGAGGGAGAACTTCCGGATCAAGGTGAACCATCCCCTCCTCGGAAAAAGAAGACGGTGGAATTCCCTGGAATAAATGGCCCCATTCCAGAAAATGGTGACCGCTGGCTCTGGGACAGCACTCCGCCTCAGTACTCAGAGCGCTATCATTCCTCAGATTCGAGAGAAGAACGAGATAGAGGCCCTCCTGGTGCTGATCGTTATTCAAGATATCACTCCTATGACTACGGACCAGCAAGCCCCAGTCATGGAAGGTCTCACCCAGATAGAGGATGGAGAAGCTCTTCAGGATATGAAAATTTGCCAGCCGATGATGGTGCCTGGACACCGCATGCTTACTCAAGCCGACAGTACTCAAGCCAGTACAGCACGAGCTCAGAGACGTCATCGCGCCATTCCAGAGACAGGCATGATAGGCACTACCACCACAGGAGGTGA
- the LOC4341097 gene encoding uncharacterized protein isoform X1 — protein sequence MASEEFISLGEPCEADAKDEEETNLQTIPPNLNEVNPLASEGESGPVDNTKASDGIIDLEGQDQVDGEPTTMDSTKVPDVIIDLEEGQVEDMDLSDDDVVVKHQYLDASIQSSTSVADVQTLHGVSVELDKGNGLENGSHASKSILIDESTIRGVKRARVESTEPSVRVIYSNLTRESKRKLVELMQQWSEWQTRKQNTLTKAGEEVLECGEETYYPALHVGSEKSCAVSFWVDSQAKEGVVLDDDSVPLYDREFTLGSTPLGDPSNTESRADKDDSRCFNCGSYSHALKECPKPRDNAAINNARKQHNMKRNQSNVNRGQNRYYQKTPGKFDDLRPGILGPETRECLGIGENDPPPWLHRMRELGYPPGYLDVVDDEDKPSGITIFGDEDPKEEYEEGELPDQGEPSPPRKKKTVEFPGINGPIPENGDRWLWDSTPPQYSERYHSSDSREERDRGPPGADRYSRYHSYDYGPASPSHGRSHPDRGWRSSSGYENLPADDGAWTPHAYSSRQYSSQYSTSSETSSRHSRDRHDRHYHHRR from the exons ATGGCATCGGAAGAATTCATCAGTCTTGGGGAACCTTGTGAGGCTGATGCAAAAGATGAAGAAGAGACCAACCTTCAGACTATACCCCCCAATTTGAATGAAGTCAACCCATTGGCATCTGAAGGGGAGTCTGGTCCTGTGGATAACACCAAGGCTTCGGATGGGATCATAGATCTTGAAGGACAAGATCAAGTGGATGGGGAACCTACTACCATGGATAGTACCAAGGTTCCTGATGTAATTATAGATCTTGAAGAAGGTCAAGTGGAAGACATGGATCTTTCAGATGATGATGTAGTTGTAAAACATCAGTATTTGGATGCTTCTATCCAGTCCAGCACCAGTGTAGCAGATGTACAGACTCTACATGGTGTTTCAGTTGAACTAGATAAGGGTAATGGGCTTGAGAATGGCAGTCATGCATCGAAAAGTATCCTTATCGATGAAAGCA CAATCAGAGGAGTTAAAAGAGCCCGAGTAGAATCAACTGAGCCTTCAGTTCGTGTGATTTACAGCAACTTGACAAG GGAAAGCAAAAGAAAGCTCGTGGAATTGATGCAACAATGGTCTGAGTGGCAAACCAGAAAGCAAAATACATTGACG AAAGCTGGGGAAGAAGTTTTAGAATGTGGCGAAGAGACTTATTATCCAGCATTACATGTTGGTTCAGAGAAATCTTGTGCTGTG TCATTTTGGGTAGATAGCCAAGCAAAAGAAGGTGTTGTTCTGGATGATGATTCGGTCCCGCTATATGATCGCGAGTTCACATTGGGCTCAACTCCTTTGGGTGATCCATCAAACACTGAAAG CAGAGCAGATAAAGATGATTCTCGCTGTTTCAACTGCGGTTCTTATAGTCATGCTCTGAAGGAATGCCCTAAGCCTCGTGATAATGCTGCAATAAACAATGCACGCAAGCAACACAATATGAAAAGGAACCAATCTAATGTTAATCGTGGACAAAATCGATATTACCAGAAAACGCCAGGCAAATTTGATGATCTGAGACCAGGAATCCTTGGACCTGAGACAAGGGAATGCTTGGGGATCGGG GAAAACGATCCACCTCCGTGGCTGCACAGAATGCGTGAACTGGGTTATCCTCCAGGTTACCTTG ATGTGGTTGACGACGAGGACAAACCTTCTGGTATCACCATATTTGGAGATGAGGACCCAAAAGAAGAATACGAGGAGGGAGAACTTCCGGATCAAGGTGAACCATCCCCTCCTCGGAAAAAGAAGACGGTGGAATTCCCTGGAATAAATGGCCCCATTCCAGAAAATGGTGACCGCTGGCTCTGGGACAGCACTCCGCCTCAGTACTCAGAGCGCTATCATTCCTCAGATTCGAGAGAAGAACGAGATAGAGGCCCTCCTGGTGCTGATCGTTATTCAAGATATCACTCCTATGACTACGGACCAGCAAGCCCCAGTCATGGAAGGTCTCACCCAGATAGAGGATGGAGAAGCTCTTCAGGATATGAAAATTTGCCAGCCGATGATGGTGCCTGGACACCGCATGCTTACTCAAGCCGACAGTACTCAAGCCAGTACAGCACGAGCTCAGAGACGTCATCGCGCCATTCCAGAGACAGGCATGATAGGCACTACCACCACAGGAGGTGA
- the LOC4341097 gene encoding uncharacterized protein isoform X2 — MASEEFISLGEPCEADAKDEEETNLQTIPPNLNEVNPLASEGESGPVDNTKASDGIIDLEGQDQVDGEPTTMDSTKVPDVIIDLEEGQVEDMDLSDDDVVVKHQYLDASIQSSTSVADVQTLHGVSVELDKGNGLENGSHASKSILIDESTIRGVKRARVESTEPSVRVIYSNLTRESKRKLVELMQQWSEWQTRKQNTLTKAGEEVLECGEETYYPALHVGSEKSCAVSFWVDSQAKEGVVLDDDSVPLYDREFTLGSTPLGDPSNTERADKDDSRCFNCGSYSHALKECPKPRDNAAINNARKQHNMKRNQSNVNRGQNRYYQKTPGKFDDLRPGILGPETRECLGIGENDPPPWLHRMRELGYPPGYLDVVDDEDKPSGITIFGDEDPKEEYEEGELPDQGEPSPPRKKKTVEFPGINGPIPENGDRWLWDSTPPQYSERYHSSDSREERDRGPPGADRYSRYHSYDYGPASPSHGRSHPDRGWRSSSGYENLPADDGAWTPHAYSSRQYSSQYSTSSETSSRHSRDRHDRHYHHRR; from the exons ATGGCATCGGAAGAATTCATCAGTCTTGGGGAACCTTGTGAGGCTGATGCAAAAGATGAAGAAGAGACCAACCTTCAGACTATACCCCCCAATTTGAATGAAGTCAACCCATTGGCATCTGAAGGGGAGTCTGGTCCTGTGGATAACACCAAGGCTTCGGATGGGATCATAGATCTTGAAGGACAAGATCAAGTGGATGGGGAACCTACTACCATGGATAGTACCAAGGTTCCTGATGTAATTATAGATCTTGAAGAAGGTCAAGTGGAAGACATGGATCTTTCAGATGATGATGTAGTTGTAAAACATCAGTATTTGGATGCTTCTATCCAGTCCAGCACCAGTGTAGCAGATGTACAGACTCTACATGGTGTTTCAGTTGAACTAGATAAGGGTAATGGGCTTGAGAATGGCAGTCATGCATCGAAAAGTATCCTTATCGATGAAAGCA CAATCAGAGGAGTTAAAAGAGCCCGAGTAGAATCAACTGAGCCTTCAGTTCGTGTGATTTACAGCAACTTGACAAG GGAAAGCAAAAGAAAGCTCGTGGAATTGATGCAACAATGGTCTGAGTGGCAAACCAGAAAGCAAAATACATTGACG AAAGCTGGGGAAGAAGTTTTAGAATGTGGCGAAGAGACTTATTATCCAGCATTACATGTTGGTTCAGAGAAATCTTGTGCTGTG TCATTTTGGGTAGATAGCCAAGCAAAAGAAGGTGTTGTTCTGGATGATGATTCGGTCCCGCTATATGATCGCGAGTTCACATTGGGCTCAACTCCTTTGGGTGATCCATCAAACACTGAAAG AGCAGATAAAGATGATTCTCGCTGTTTCAACTGCGGTTCTTATAGTCATGCTCTGAAGGAATGCCCTAAGCCTCGTGATAATGCTGCAATAAACAATGCACGCAAGCAACACAATATGAAAAGGAACCAATCTAATGTTAATCGTGGACAAAATCGATATTACCAGAAAACGCCAGGCAAATTTGATGATCTGAGACCAGGAATCCTTGGACCTGAGACAAGGGAATGCTTGGGGATCGGG GAAAACGATCCACCTCCGTGGCTGCACAGAATGCGTGAACTGGGTTATCCTCCAGGTTACCTTG ATGTGGTTGACGACGAGGACAAACCTTCTGGTATCACCATATTTGGAGATGAGGACCCAAAAGAAGAATACGAGGAGGGAGAACTTCCGGATCAAGGTGAACCATCCCCTCCTCGGAAAAAGAAGACGGTGGAATTCCCTGGAATAAATGGCCCCATTCCAGAAAATGGTGACCGCTGGCTCTGGGACAGCACTCCGCCTCAGTACTCAGAGCGCTATCATTCCTCAGATTCGAGAGAAGAACGAGATAGAGGCCCTCCTGGTGCTGATCGTTATTCAAGATATCACTCCTATGACTACGGACCAGCAAGCCCCAGTCATGGAAGGTCTCACCCAGATAGAGGATGGAGAAGCTCTTCAGGATATGAAAATTTGCCAGCCGATGATGGTGCCTGGACACCGCATGCTTACTCAAGCCGACAGTACTCAAGCCAGTACAGCACGAGCTCAGAGACGTCATCGCGCCATTCCAGAGACAGGCATGATAGGCACTACCACCACAGGAGGTGA
- the LOC4341097 gene encoding uncharacterized protein isoform X3 — MASEEFISLGEPCEADAKDEEETNLQTIPPNLNEVNPLASEGESGPVDNTKASDGIIDLEGQDQVDGEPTTMDSTKVPDVIIDLEEGQVEDMDLSDDDVVVKHQYLDASIQSSTSVADVQTLHGVSVELDKGNGLENGSHASKTIRGVKRARVESTEPSVRVIYSNLTRESKRKLVELMQQWSEWQTRKQNTLTKAGEEVLECGEETYYPALHVGSEKSCAVSFWVDSQAKEGVVLDDDSVPLYDREFTLGSTPLGDPSNTESRADKDDSRCFNCGSYSHALKECPKPRDNAAINNARKQHNMKRNQSNVNRGQNRYYQKTPGKFDDLRPGILGPETRECLGIGENDPPPWLHRMRELGYPPGYLDVVDDEDKPSGITIFGDEDPKEEYEEGELPDQGEPSPPRKKKTVEFPGINGPIPENGDRWLWDSTPPQYSERYHSSDSREERDRGPPGADRYSRYHSYDYGPASPSHGRSHPDRGWRSSSGYENLPADDGAWTPHAYSSRQYSSQYSTSSETSSRHSRDRHDRHYHHRR; from the exons ATGGCATCGGAAGAATTCATCAGTCTTGGGGAACCTTGTGAGGCTGATGCAAAAGATGAAGAAGAGACCAACCTTCAGACTATACCCCCCAATTTGAATGAAGTCAACCCATTGGCATCTGAAGGGGAGTCTGGTCCTGTGGATAACACCAAGGCTTCGGATGGGATCATAGATCTTGAAGGACAAGATCAAGTGGATGGGGAACCTACTACCATGGATAGTACCAAGGTTCCTGATGTAATTATAGATCTTGAAGAAGGTCAAGTGGAAGACATGGATCTTTCAGATGATGATGTAGTTGTAAAACATCAGTATTTGGATGCTTCTATCCAGTCCAGCACCAGTGTAGCAGATGTACAGACTCTACATGGTGTTTCAGTTGAACTAGATAAGGGTAATGGGCTTGAGAATGGCAGTCATGCATCGAAAA CAATCAGAGGAGTTAAAAGAGCCCGAGTAGAATCAACTGAGCCTTCAGTTCGTGTGATTTACAGCAACTTGACAAG GGAAAGCAAAAGAAAGCTCGTGGAATTGATGCAACAATGGTCTGAGTGGCAAACCAGAAAGCAAAATACATTGACG AAAGCTGGGGAAGAAGTTTTAGAATGTGGCGAAGAGACTTATTATCCAGCATTACATGTTGGTTCAGAGAAATCTTGTGCTGTG TCATTTTGGGTAGATAGCCAAGCAAAAGAAGGTGTTGTTCTGGATGATGATTCGGTCCCGCTATATGATCGCGAGTTCACATTGGGCTCAACTCCTTTGGGTGATCCATCAAACACTGAAAG CAGAGCAGATAAAGATGATTCTCGCTGTTTCAACTGCGGTTCTTATAGTCATGCTCTGAAGGAATGCCCTAAGCCTCGTGATAATGCTGCAATAAACAATGCACGCAAGCAACACAATATGAAAAGGAACCAATCTAATGTTAATCGTGGACAAAATCGATATTACCAGAAAACGCCAGGCAAATTTGATGATCTGAGACCAGGAATCCTTGGACCTGAGACAAGGGAATGCTTGGGGATCGGG GAAAACGATCCACCTCCGTGGCTGCACAGAATGCGTGAACTGGGTTATCCTCCAGGTTACCTTG ATGTGGTTGACGACGAGGACAAACCTTCTGGTATCACCATATTTGGAGATGAGGACCCAAAAGAAGAATACGAGGAGGGAGAACTTCCGGATCAAGGTGAACCATCCCCTCCTCGGAAAAAGAAGACGGTGGAATTCCCTGGAATAAATGGCCCCATTCCAGAAAATGGTGACCGCTGGCTCTGGGACAGCACTCCGCCTCAGTACTCAGAGCGCTATCATTCCTCAGATTCGAGAGAAGAACGAGATAGAGGCCCTCCTGGTGCTGATCGTTATTCAAGATATCACTCCTATGACTACGGACCAGCAAGCCCCAGTCATGGAAGGTCTCACCCAGATAGAGGATGGAGAAGCTCTTCAGGATATGAAAATTTGCCAGCCGATGATGGTGCCTGGACACCGCATGCTTACTCAAGCCGACAGTACTCAAGCCAGTACAGCACGAGCTCAGAGACGTCATCGCGCCATTCCAGAGACAGGCATGATAGGCACTACCACCACAGGAGGTGA
- the LOC4341098 gene encoding protein MIZU-KUSSEI 1 has translation MSVMETRPLSPRASPLPSSAKSPAGGGGGGGGGGFQWLFGKRGRRNRARQPLAAQLGPGDDDGEEVEDEEDFFFVSTPYLSTPSWSAAAAAAGASPRKRGDHQAALARLRAAVLSVLARARRGGRRAGGGSSASARVLTGTVFGRLRGRVHLALQTDPRAAPAMMLELAGYSTGALVREMASGLVRLALECEKAAPPTNPGEKRRRAALMEETTWRAYCNGRKCGYAVRRECGAEEWRVLRAVEPVTVGAGVLPDGGGVAGGEGDMMYMRARFERVVGSRDSEAFYMVSPDGNAGPELSIYLLRV, from the exons ATGAGCGTCATGGAAACAAGGCCCCTCTCCCCGCGAGCCtcgccgctcccctcctccgccaagagccccgccggcggcggcggcggaggcggcggcggtggcttccAGTGGCTGTTCGGGAAGCGCGGCAGGAGGAACAGGGCGCGGCAGCCGCTGGCGGCGCAGCTGGGacccggcgacgacgacggcgaggaggtggaggacgaggaggacttCTTCTTCGTGTCCACGCCCTACCTGTCCACGCCGTCgtggtccgccgccgccgccgccgccggggcgtcgccgaggaagagaggggatcatcaggcggcgctggcgcggcTGCGGGCGGCTGTGCTGTCCGtgctggcgcgcgcgcggcgaggcggccgacGCGCGGGGGGcgggtcgtcggcgtcggcgcgggtgCTCACCGGCACCGTCTTCGGCCGGCTCCGCGGCCGCGTGCACCTCGCGCTGCAGACcgacccgcgcgccgcgccggcgatgatgctcgagctcgccggctaCTCCACCGGCGCGCTCGTCAGGGAGATGGCCTCCGGCCTCGTCCGCCTCGCCCTCGAGTGCGagaaggcggcgccgccgaccaaCCCAG gcgagaagcggcggcgggcggcgctgaTGGAGGAGACGACGTGGCGGGCGTACTGCAACGGGCGCAAGTGCGGGTACGCGGTGCGCCGCGAGTGCGGCGCCGAGGAGTGGCGCGTGCTgcgcgccgtcgagccggtcaccgtcggcgccggcgtgctccccgacggtggcggcgttgccggcggcgagggggacaTGATGTACATGAGAGCGAGGTTCGAGAGGGTGGTGGGGTCGAGGGACTCGGAGGCGTTCTACATGGTCAGCCCCGACGGCAACGCCGGCCCGGAGCTCAGCATCTACCTCCTCAGAGTTTGA